The Arachis duranensis cultivar V14167 unplaced genomic scaffold, aradu.V14167.gnm2.J7QH unplaced_Scaffold_232527, whole genome shotgun sequence genome contains a region encoding:
- the LOC107461842 gene encoding DNA repair protein RAD5A, with the protein MGSKVTVTDHQLSTVRSIVGSEFTDMDIIRALHMAKNDVTAAINIIFDTHIPSIVKPKTTPPPTNNPKPSPLNSSPHMDTATRTVASRSKNNGAAARGGDGSSCSKASDDWWFAGSGEMSGLSTCKGRTINSGDAVVFKFPAKAASAGPSPGKVFGRGRLAAGTCSEIVRFSTDQAGEIGRIPNEWARCLLPLVRDGKVRIEGRCKFAPNVLGIMDTIILSVSVFINRSMFVKHQQISLKDATGNSTNESVFHPLPILFRLLGLEPFKKAELTPGDFYSNKRPIDQKVPLQLMKSEHPSQNCDENKEDSISETDLDNIVGVGSSSELEEMDPPGSLQCELRPYQKQALYWMIQMEKGRTVDGTATTLHPCWEAYHLADKRELTIYLNAFSGEATTEFPSTLQMAKGGILADSMGLGKTIMAISLLLAHSGRGGSLDSQSLAQTELYTEDGEVSDTVHNFSNIPTKATKFAGFDKLMKDKDALASGGNLIICPMTLLGQWKAEIETHVQPGSLSLYVHYGQSRPKDAKSLSQSDVVITTYGVLASEFSSENAEDNGGLFSVRWFRVVLDEAHTIKSSKSQISIAAAALIADNRWCLTGTPIQNNLEDIYSLLRFLRIEPWGHWAWWNKLVQKPFEGGDARGLKLVQSILKSIMLRRTKYSTDREGKPILVLPPADVQVIYCEQTEAEKDFYEALFKRSKVRFDQFVEQGRVLHNYASILELLLRLRQCCDHPYLVMSRGDTQEFADLNKLAKRFLRGTHNNLEREVKDAPSLAYVQEVVEELRKGEQGECPICLEAFEDAVLTPCAHRLCRECLLASWRNSTSGLCPVCRKTVSRQDLITAPTDSRFQIDIEKNWIESCKVTVLLHELESLRASGSKSIVFSQWTAFLDLLQIPFTRNNISFVRLDGTLNQQQREKVIKQFSEDDEILVLLMSLKAGGVGINLTAASNAFVMDPWWNPAVEEQAVMRIHRIGQTQKVAIKRFIVKGTVEERMEVVQARKQRMISGALTDQEVRTARIEELKMLFT; encoded by the exons atgggAAGCAAGGTCACAGTGACGGACCACCAATTGTCCACCGTCCGATCCATCGTTGGCTCCGAATTCACCGACATGGACATCATCAGAGCGCTCCATATGGCCAAAAATGACGTCACAGCCGCCATCAACATCATCTTCGACACTCACATTCCCTCCATCGTCAAACCTAAAACCACACCACCACCTACAAACAATCCCAAACCTTCTCCTCTCAATTCATCTCCTCATATGGATACTGCCACTCGCACTGTTGCTTCCCGCTCCAAGAACAATGGCGCTGCTGCTCGTGGAGGAGACGGCAGTAGCTGCTCCAAAGCGTCCGATGATTGGTGGTTTGCTGGTTCCGGCGAGATGTCAGGGCTGTCCACTTGTAAAGGGAGGACTATAAATTCTGGTGACGCAGTGGTTTTCAAGTTTCCTGCCAAGGCTGCCTCGGCTGGGCCTTCGCCGGGGAAGGTCTTCGGGAGGGGGCGGCTGGCAGCGGGGACTTGTTCGGAGATTGTTCGGTTCTCCACAGATCAAGCTGGGGAG ATTGGTAGAATACCAAATGAATGGGCTCGGTGTCTGTTGCCTcttgtgagggatggtaaggTTAGGATTGAGGGACGCTGTAAATTTGCACCTAATGTTTTGGGCATCATGGATACCATTATTTTGTCAGTCAG TGTATTTATCAATAGGTCAATGTTTGTTAAGCACCAGCAGATATCTCTCAAGGATGCCACTGGCAACTCTACAAATGAATCAGTTTTCCATCCTCTTCCTATCTTATTTCGGTTGCTAGGCCTGGAACCTTTTAAGAAG GCAGAGTTAACTCCTGGTGATTTCTATTCCAACAAGCGTCCTATCGACCAGAAG GTCCCTTTACAATTGATGAAGTCTGAGCATCCTTCTCAAAATTGCGACGAAAATAAAGAGGATTCCATTTCTGAAACTGATCTTGATAATATTGTTGGTGTGGGATCAAGCTCGGAGTTAGAG GAAATGGATCCCCCAGGCAGTCTTCAGTGTGAGCTACGGCCCTATCAAAAGCAAGCTCTTTATTGGATGATCCAGATGGAGAAGGGGCGAACTGTAGACGGGACAGCAACAACCCTTCATCCATGTTGGGAAGCATATCACTTGGCTGACAA GAGGGAGCTTACTATTTATTTGAATGCATTTTCTGGTGAAGCCACAACTGAATTTCCTAGCACCCTTCAAATGGCAAAAGGAGGG ATTTTGGCAGATTCTATGGGTCTTGGAAAGACCATCATGGCCATATCACTTCTTCTTGCCCATTCAGGAAGAGGTGGATCATTAGACAGTCAATCCTTAGCTCAGACTGAGCTGTATACTGAAGATGGTGAAGTTAGTGATACGGTACACAATTTTTCAAACATTCCGACGAAGGCAACCAAATTTGCTGGTTTTGACAAACTGATGAAGGACAAGGATGCTCTAGCAAGTGGTGGCAACTTGATAATATGTCCCATGACTCTTCTTGGGCAATGGAAG GCAGAAATTGAAACTCATGTACAACCTGGGTCTCTGTCCCTATATGTTCATTATGGACAAAGTAGGCCAAAAGATGCAAAAAGTCTTTCTCAGTCTGATGTTGTTATTACTACATATGGAGTTTTAGCCTCTGAATTTTCCAGTGAG AACGCCGAGGATAATGGTGGACTTTTTTCAGTTAGGTGGTTCAGAGTGGTTCTTGACGAAGCACATACTATAAAATCTTCTAAAAGTCAAATTTCTATTGCTGCCGCTGCTTTAATTGCTGATAACCGTTGGTGTCTTACTGGCACTCCTATCCAG AACAACCTTGAAGATATTTACAGTCTTCTTCGATTTCTGCGAATAGAGCCTTGGGGTCATTGGGCCTG GTGGAACAAACTTGTTCAGAAGCCATTTGAAGGAGGTGATGCGAGAGGGTTGAAGTTAGTTCAGTCCATTTTGAAGTCAATCATGTTGAGGAGAACCAAGTATAGCACAGATCGAGAGGGCAA GCCTATCCTAGTTCTCCCTCCGGCTGATGTGCAGGTAATTTACTGTGAACAAACAGAAGCTGAGAAGGACTTTTATGAGGCCTTATTCAAAAGATCTAAG GTCAGGTTTGACCAGTTTGTTGAGCAAGGGCGTGTTCTTCATAATTATGCTTCAATATTGGAGTTGCTTTTACGGCTTCGGCAATGTTGCGATCATCCTTATCTTGTAATGAG CCGAGGTGATACTCAAGAATTTGCTGATCTAAACAAACTAGCTAAACGCTTCCTTCGAGGAACCCATAATAATTTAGAACGTGAAGTAAAAGATGCACCGTCACTGGCTTATGTTCAAGAAGTAGTTGAAGAGCTACGTAAAGGGGAGCAGGGTGAGTGTCCAATATGTCTTGAAGCCTTCGAAGATGCAGTGTTGACTCCTTGTGCTCACCGCCTATGCCGGGAATGCCTCTTGGCAAGTTGGCGCAATTCCACTTCTGGTTTATGTCCTGTTTGTAG AAAAACAGTTAGCCGGCAGGATCTTATTACTGCTCCTACTGATAGTCGGTTTCAGATTGATATTGAGAAGAACTGGATAGAGTCATGCAAGGTAACTGTTCTTTTGCATGAACTGGAAAGTCTTCGCGCATCAGGCTCCAAGAGCATTGTTTTTAGCCAATGGACTGCTTTTCTAGACCTTTTGCAGATTCCCTTTACACG GAATAACATTTCATTTGTTCGTCTTGATGGAACTTTAAATCAGCAGCAGCGGGAGAAAGTGATCAAACAATTCTCAGAAGATGATGAAATACTG GTGTTGTTGATGTCACTAAAAGCTGGTGGAGTGGGTATAAACCTAACAGCTGCTTCAAATGCTTTTGTCATG GACCCATGGTGGAATCcggctgtagaagaacaagcaGTCATGCGCATCCATCGTATTGGACAAACACAGAAGGTCGCCATTAAACGGTTTATTGTGAAG GGGACAGTTGAGGAGAGAATGGAGGTGGTGCAAGCGCGTAAACAACGAATGATTTCTGGTGCCCTGACTGATCAAGAGGTTCGAACTGCACGGATAGAGGAGCTGAAGATGCTTTTCACTTAG
- the LOC127744208 gene encoding AT-hook motif nuclear-localized protein 14-like codes for MPSLNCFKVSGGIKAQELGKLIPYELTVSPGQDVAKAIWEAWGASNRFGCILFASGSIARAIFGRPNSNRIRIYEGSFKILSMSGHHMLRDDGSETSSLSITLAASDGTAFTGTLINTLTANDTVQISCYQNR; via the exons ATGCCCTCTCTTAATTGCTTCAAAGTTTCAG GTGGCATCAAAGCACAAGAATTGGGGAAGCTTATCCCTTATGAGTTGACTGTGAGTCCTGGACAG GATGTGGCGAAGGCGATATGGGAGGCTTGGGGAGCAAGCAATCGGTTTGGTTGCATACTTTTTGCTTCTGGTAGTATAGCAAGAGCCATATTTGGTAGACCAAACTCAAATAGAATTCGTATATATGAG GGGAGCTTTAAGATTCTGTCAATGTCTGGACATCATATGCTGCGAGACGATGGTTCTGAAACTTCGAGTTTGAGCATCACACTGGCTGCTTCTGATGGAACTGCTTTTACTGGTACCCTCATCAACACCTTGACAGCCAATGACACTGTTCAA ATTTCATGCTACCAAAACCGATAA
- the LOC107461801 gene encoding GABA transporter 1 gives MDEEKSIFSFSFAHEAEKQNDCNQVDEHQKDVDAGALFVLKSKGSWVHCGYHLTTSIVAPPLLSLPFAFTFLGWTAGILFLVIAAVVTFYNYNLISLVLEHHANQGRRMLRFRDMARDILGPPWGRFLVGPIQFALCFCVVVACILLGGQCMKTIYLLSNPNGSMKLYEFIVVFGCFMLILAQMPSFHSLRHINLVSLILCLAYSACAIAGSIYIGYSSKGPKKDYSIKGNTESRIFGAFNAMSIIATAYGNGIVPEIQATLAPPVKGKMFKGLCICYAVIIVTFFGAAISGYWAFGNQAEGLILTNFMDSNGKPLVPKWFIYMTNIFTIAQLAAVGVVYLQPTNEVLEQAFSDPKSPEFSQRNVVPRLILRSLSTAIGTVIAAMLPFFGDINSLIGAFGLMPLDFILPPVFFNLTFRPSKKTPIFWLNVSIAVVFSIVGAIAAVAAVRQIVLDAKTYQLFANL, from the exons ATGGATGAAGAGAAA TCAATCTTCTCTTTTTCGTTCGCACATGAAGCAGAGAAGCAAAATGATTGTAACCAAGTTGATGAGCACCAAAAAGATGTTGATGCAGGTGCTCTCTTTGTCCTCAAATCTAAAG GTTCATGGGTTCACTGTGGTTATCACTTGACAACATCAATAGTGGCACCACCACTCCTAAGTCTTCCATTTGCTTTCACTTTTCTCGGATGGACGGCTGGGATCTTGTTCTTGGTTATTGCTGCTGTTGTTACTTTCTATAACTACAACTTGATATCTCTAGTTCTTGAGCACCATGCTAATCAAGGTAGGCGCATGCTTCGATTTAGAGACATGGCTCGCGACATTTTAG GTCCACCATGGGGTCGGTTTCTTGTGGGGCCAATTCAATTTGCACTATGCTTTTGTGTTGTCGTGGCTTGTATCCTTCTTGGAGGACAATGCATGAAG ACGATTTACCTACTATCGAACCCAAATGGTTCTATGAAGCTTTATGAGTTCATCGTGGTATTTGGCTGTTTCATGCTGATTTTGGCTCAAATGCCATCTTTTCATTCATTGAGACACATTAATTTAGTGTCTTTGATTCTGTGCTTGGCCTATAGTGCATGTGCTATTGCTGGTTCCATTTACATTG GATACTCATCAAAAGGGCCCAAAAAGGATTATTCAATAAAAGGCAACACAGAGAGTCGCATTTTCGGAGCCTTCAATGCCATGTCCATCATTGCTACAGCATATGGAAATGGAATAGTCCCAGAGATCCAG GCAACATTAGCACCACCAGTGAAAGGGAAAATGTTCAAGGGACTATGCATTTGTTATGCTGTGATTATAGTAACTTTCTTTGGTGCAGCCATCTCTGGCTATTGGGCATTTGGAAACCAAGCAGAAGGCCTCATTTTAACCAATTTTATGGACAGTAATGGGAAGCCATTGGTGCCAAAGTGGTTTATTTACATGACCAACATTTTCACAATTGCACAACTAGCAGCTGTTGGAGTG GTGTACTTGCAGCCCACAAATGAAGTGTTGGAACAAGCATTTTCAGACCCAAAAAGCCCGGAATTTTCGCAGCGCAATGTAGTCCCCAGATTGATTTTGAGGTCACTAAGTACAGCTATTGGAACTGTTATAGCAGCAATGCTTCCCTTCTTTGGTGACATAAACTCTCTTATAGGAGCTTTTGGTCTTATGCCACTTGATTTCATTCTACCACCGGTCTTCTTCAATTTGACGTTTCGGCCATCCAAGAAAACTCCCATTTTCTGGCTGAATGTGAGTATTGCTGTTGTTTTCTCCATTGTGGGAGCTATAGCAGCAGTTGCAGCAGTTAGGCAGATAGTTCTTGATGCCAAAACTTATCAGCTATTTGCTAACTTGTGA
- the LOC127744180 gene encoding GABA transporter 1-like, whose translation MDTLLPTSTAVHEAEKPNYNNNLAFQEKDVDAGALFVLKSKGSWMHCGYHLTTSIVAPPLLSLPFAFTFLGWTAGILCLVIGAATTFYSYNLISLVLEHHAQHGRRQLRFRDMASDILGPRWGRYFVGPTQFAVCYGAVVACTLLGGQCMKAIYVLANPSGNMKLYEFVVIFGCLMLILAQIPSFHSLRHINLVSLILCLAYSACATAGSIYIGDSSKGPEKDYSIKGDTENRVFGIFNAVAIIATTYGNGIIPEIQATIAAPVKGKMFKGLCVCYIVLIFTFFTVAISGYWAFGNEASSLILTNFVDNGNPLLPRWFIYVTNIFTIVQLSAVGVVYLQPTNEVLEQAFGDPRSPEFSPRNVVPRLVSRSLATASATTIAAMLPFFGDINSLIGAFGFIPLDFILPVVFFNMTFKPSKRSPIFWLNVTIAVVFSTVGAIAAVAAVRQIVLDAKNYRLFANV comes from the exons ATGGACACATTGCTTCCAACCTCAACAGCAGTACATGAAGCAGAGAAACCCAACTATAACAATAATCTTGCTTTTCAAGAGAAAGATGTGGATGCAGGAGCTCTCTTTGTTCTCAAATCGAAAG GTTCATGGATGCATTGTGGTTACCACTTAACAACATCAATAGTGGCACCACCACTCCTAAGTCTTCCATTTGCTTTCACGTTTCTTGGATGGACGGCTGGGATCTTGTGTTTGGTTATTGGAGCTGCAACCACTTTCTATTCATATAATTTGATATCTCTTGTTCTTGAGCACCATGCTCAGCATGGCAGACGCCAGCTCCGATTTAGAGACATGGCTAGCGACATTTTAG GTCCTCGGTGGGGTCGGTATTTTGTGGGACCAACACAATTTGCAGTGTGCTATGGAGCTGTGGTGGCTTGTACTCTACTTGGTGGACAATGCATGAAG GCAATTTACGTGCTAGCAAACCCAAGTGGTAATATGAAGCTTTATGAGTTTGTAGTGATATTTGGCTGCCTAATGCTGATTTTGGctcaaatcccatcttttcaCTCATTGAGGCAcattaatcttgtctccttaaTTCTTTGCTTGGCTTATAGTGCATGTGCTACTGCTGGTTCTATATACATTG GAGACTCTTCAAAAGGGCCAGAAAAAGATTATTCCATAAAAGGTGATACAGAAAATCGAGTATTTGGAATCTTCAATGCTGTTGCCATCATTGCCACAACTTATGGAAATGGAATAATCCCTGAAATCCAG GCAACAATAGCAGCACCAGTGAAAGGAAAGATGTTCAAGGGACTATGTGTTTGTTATATTGTGCTTATATTCACTTTCTTTACCGTAGCTATATCTGGCTATTGGGCATTTGGAAATGAAGCTTCAAGCCTCATCTTAACCAACTTTGTGGACAATGGGAACCCTTTGCTTCCAAGATGGTTCATCTATGTCACCAATATTTTCACAATAGTGCAATTATCAGCTGTTGGTGTG GTGTACCTGCAACCCACAAATGAAGTTCTGGAGCAAGCATTTGGAGATCCAAGAAGCCCTGAATTCTCCCCAAGAAATGTAGTCCCAAGATTGGTTTCAAGATCACTAGCCACAGCAAGTGCAACAACAATAGCAGCAATGCTTCCTTTCTTTGGTGACATAAACTCACTGATTGGAGCATTTGGTTTTATACCACTTGATTTCATTTTGCCAGTGGTATTCTTCAACATGACATTTAAACCATCCAAGAGAAGCCCAATTTTCTGGCTCAATGTTACCATTGCTGTTGTTTTCTCAACTGTTGGAGCCATTGCAGCTGTTGCAGCAGTTAGACAGATTGTTCTTGATGCCAAAAATTATAGATTGTTTGCGAATGTATGA